From Legionella adelaidensis, one genomic window encodes:
- a CDS encoding HlyD family secretion protein: MLIRLMVFIFSLFAMLLLNSCSQSPNKKTNGYIEGRYTYIATNASGFLEKLHVRKGHVVKTGQLLFTLDEQPELSQLNIAEENLKQAYAAREEVKAQLELAKSNSQRYQVLATKNAIEKTVYEAEKAKHEGSIAELDAAQANIAAKTAALAEARWMKDQKIGTAPVSGLVFDIYYRKGEYTVAQKPILSLLAPEDIKAIFYIPQTDLSRVHLDDKVMINCDGCRHLYVAHISYISPTAEYTPPVIYSAETNSKLVYRIEANFEPRDAYHLHPGQPIYISYNVND; this comes from the coding sequence ATGCTAATAAGACTCATGGTTTTTATTTTCTCTCTTTTTGCCATGTTATTGCTAAATAGCTGCTCTCAATCACCTAATAAAAAAACCAATGGATATATAGAAGGCAGATATACTTATATTGCTACCAACGCATCCGGTTTTTTGGAAAAACTTCATGTTAGAAAAGGGCACGTTGTGAAAACTGGTCAGCTGCTTTTTACCTTGGATGAACAACCAGAATTAAGCCAATTAAATATTGCGGAAGAGAATTTAAAACAAGCCTATGCAGCACGAGAAGAAGTGAAGGCCCAATTGGAGTTAGCAAAATCAAATTCTCAGCGCTATCAAGTTCTTGCAACTAAAAATGCGATTGAAAAAACCGTTTATGAGGCAGAAAAAGCCAAACATGAAGGTAGCATTGCTGAATTAGATGCTGCCCAAGCAAATATTGCGGCCAAAACGGCAGCGTTAGCTGAAGCGCGCTGGATGAAGGACCAAAAAATAGGGACCGCACCCGTGAGCGGCCTGGTTTTTGACATATATTATCGCAAAGGGGAATATACTGTAGCTCAAAAACCTATTCTTTCTTTATTAGCCCCGGAGGATATTAAAGCCATTTTTTATATTCCTCAAACCGATCTTTCTCGTGTACATTTAGACGATAAAGTCATGATTAATTGTGACGGATGCCGCCATTTATATGTTGCTCACATAAGTTATATTTCACCTACTGCCGAATATACTCCCCCGGTTATTTATAGTGCCGAAACAAATTCAAAATTGGTTTATCGTATTGAAGCAAATTTTGAACCCCGTGATGCTTATCATCTCCACCCAGGCCAGCCTATTTACATTTCTTATAACGTAAATGACTGA
- a CDS encoding ABC transporter permease, translated as MGLVAKEFTQLRRDRFTFALIIGLPLIQLILFGLAINANPKYLPSALINYDTGPFSRELIYGLENTHYFKFMYFPSSSKEADKLMVSHEVQFILTIPSDFSQKIVRGEYPAALLEVDGTDPVSVGYAVSASSGLMQTIFQHSPDLPGGFLNENKTPADLRVQVRYNPSAITQYNIVPGLLGLVLTMTFVMVASMALTREKEMGTLESLLATSLLPSEVVIGKTLPFLLIGYAQVFIILLMAIFFFNIPFLGSFILLLLVTLPFILANLFVGIFFSTFSSTQLEASQLSTFFMIPSLLLSGFAFPFKGMPIWAQWFGNILPLTHFNNIVRGIMLKGVGIQEVFYDVWPIILFLLIALFLAMKHYRRTLD; from the coding sequence ATGGGACTTGTGGCTAAAGAATTTACTCAATTAAGAAGGGATCGATTCACCTTCGCGCTCATCATTGGCCTTCCTTTGATACAACTTATTCTCTTTGGTTTAGCAATTAATGCGAACCCCAAATATTTGCCGTCAGCTCTTATTAATTACGACACCGGCCCTTTTTCGCGTGAGTTGATTTATGGGTTAGAAAATACGCATTACTTTAAATTTATGTATTTCCCAAGCTCTTCTAAAGAAGCAGACAAGTTGATGGTTTCACATGAAGTTCAGTTTATTCTAACTATCCCTAGTGATTTTTCCCAAAAAATAGTGCGAGGAGAGTACCCCGCCGCATTATTGGAAGTCGATGGCACCGATCCAGTCTCTGTTGGTTATGCGGTTTCAGCTTCTTCCGGACTTATGCAAACAATTTTTCAGCATAGCCCTGACTTGCCTGGCGGGTTTTTGAATGAAAACAAAACGCCTGCTGATTTACGTGTACAAGTCCGTTATAACCCTAGTGCTATTACTCAATACAATATTGTACCGGGGTTATTGGGTTTAGTTCTAACCATGACGTTTGTGATGGTGGCTTCAATGGCTTTGACCCGAGAAAAAGAAATGGGGACGCTGGAAAGTCTGTTGGCTACCTCTTTATTACCCTCTGAAGTCGTCATTGGCAAAACCTTGCCTTTTTTGTTAATCGGATACGCACAAGTTTTTATTATTTTGCTAATGGCCATTTTCTTTTTTAACATCCCTTTTTTGGGAAGCTTCATCTTATTATTGTTAGTGACGTTGCCATTTATTTTAGCAAATCTTTTTGTAGGAATATTTTTCTCAACTTTTTCCTCGACGCAATTAGAAGCAAGCCAACTAAGCACTTTCTTTATGATTCCTTCCTTGCTTTTATCCGGTTTCGCTTTTCCCTTTAAAGGTATGCCTATTTGGGCACAATGGTTTGGTAATATTTTACCTTTAACGCATTTTAATAACATTGTGCGCGGTATTATGCTGAAAGGCGTTGGGATTCAAGAAGTATTTTACGATGTATGGCCCATTATTTTGTTTTTATTAATAGCTTTATTTTTAGCAATGAAGCATTACCGAAGAACACTTGATTAA
- a CDS encoding sigma-54-dependent transcriptional regulator, whose translation MKDAKVLIIDDEPDIRELLSLTLSRMGLNSDVADTFKNGLEQIKKNEYFLVLTDMRLPDGEGYEIVRFIQQNKPQLPVAVITAYGNIEGAVNTLKAGAFDYVSKPIDLSMLKSLVKTALEMYQRPEPQVQLLLGNTPAMEALRQNIYKLARSQAPVFIHGESGVGKELVARLIHAYGPRSEKAFIAVNCGAIPSELMESEFFGHKKGSFTGAFADKQGLFVAAQGGTLFLDEIAELPLAMQVKLLRAIQEKAVKPIGEANEIPVDVRILSASNKNLQEEIAAGRFRQELYYRIDVIELRVPTLHERANDIPLIADSILAKLSKEQNRKSITLSKEAIAALKQYPFPGNVRELENILERAMTLCNGDDIKLHDLQLPNIQSPDKTTIVESSSSPRTTINLDKSLEEHEKELILNALEKTKWNRTAAAKLLGVSFRTLRYRLKKLGLD comes from the coding sequence ATGAAAGATGCCAAAGTATTAATTATTGATGATGAGCCTGACATACGCGAACTATTATCATTAACTCTTTCGCGAATGGGTTTAAATTCAGATGTTGCTGATACATTTAAAAACGGTTTAGAACAGATAAAAAAAAATGAATATTTTTTAGTTCTAACAGATATGCGGTTACCCGATGGTGAAGGCTATGAAATAGTGCGCTTTATTCAACAAAATAAACCGCAATTACCCGTTGCAGTGATTACCGCTTATGGAAATATAGAAGGGGCCGTCAATACTTTAAAAGCGGGCGCTTTTGATTATGTCTCAAAACCTATTGATTTATCCATGCTGAAATCTTTAGTTAAAACAGCATTGGAGATGTATCAACGTCCAGAGCCTCAAGTCCAATTATTGTTGGGCAATACTCCCGCAATGGAAGCATTACGACAAAACATATATAAACTGGCACGCAGTCAGGCGCCTGTTTTCATTCATGGAGAGTCTGGAGTAGGGAAAGAATTGGTAGCACGGTTAATTCACGCTTATGGCCCCCGAAGTGAAAAAGCTTTTATTGCGGTAAATTGTGGGGCAATACCTAGTGAATTAATGGAATCAGAATTCTTTGGGCATAAAAAGGGGAGTTTTACAGGCGCATTTGCTGATAAACAAGGCTTGTTTGTGGCAGCCCAAGGAGGAACTTTATTCCTTGATGAAATAGCTGAATTGCCTTTGGCGATGCAAGTAAAATTATTACGGGCGATACAAGAAAAAGCAGTTAAGCCTATAGGCGAGGCCAATGAAATACCTGTTGATGTCCGTATTTTGAGTGCCAGTAATAAAAACTTACAAGAGGAAATTGCCGCAGGTAGATTTCGACAAGAACTTTATTATCGCATAGATGTTATTGAGCTACGCGTGCCCACGTTACATGAGAGAGCAAATGATATCCCACTCATAGCAGATAGTATTTTGGCAAAACTATCAAAAGAACAAAACCGTAAATCGATAACTTTATCTAAAGAAGCTATTGCAGCATTAAAACAATACCCATTTCCCGGGAATGTTAGGGAGCTGGAAAATATCTTGGAAAGAGCAATGACTCTCTGTAATGGAGATGATATCAAACTCCATGACTTACAATTACCTAACATACAAAGCCCTGACAAAACGACAATTGTTGAGTCTTCTTCAAGCCCTAGAACAACCATCAACTTAGATAAATCACTTGAAGAGCATGAAAAAGAATTAATTTTAAATGCGCTTGAGAAAACAAAATGGAATAGAACAGCGGCAGCTAAACTCCTCGGAGTAAGTTTTAGAACATTACGGTACCGATTAAAAAAATTAGGATTAGACTAA
- the map gene encoding type I methionyl aminopeptidase: MLAIKTPEQIEKMRKAGQLTAKVLEAVSEIIKPGITTMEIDAFCEDYIVNTLKAIPGSKGQYGYPYSVNTSLNHVICHGMPSEKQFLKDGDIINVDVTVISEGYYGDSSKMFCVGNVPAHARRLVDVTRECLYKGILAVKPNATLGDIGHAIQQHAEKNHYSVVREYCGHGIGTQMHEDPQVMHFGKPETGAVLKEGMTFTIEPMINQGKPDIKHIRKDGWDIAITKDRMLSAQWEHTILVTNTGFEVLTIRDEEKAIFESLKTSESYNI, translated from the coding sequence ATGTTAGCTATTAAAACACCCGAGCAAATTGAAAAAATGCGAAAAGCAGGTCAGCTGACGGCTAAGGTATTAGAAGCAGTAAGTGAGATAATAAAACCGGGAATTACTACTATGGAAATTGATGCCTTTTGCGAAGATTACATAGTAAATACTCTCAAAGCCATTCCAGGCAGCAAAGGCCAGTATGGTTATCCTTATTCTGTCAATACCTCTTTAAATCACGTAATTTGTCACGGCATGCCTTCTGAGAAGCAATTTTTAAAGGATGGAGATATTATTAATGTGGATGTAACCGTGATTAGTGAAGGATATTATGGGGATAGCAGCAAAATGTTTTGTGTAGGAAATGTACCTGCGCATGCCCGCCGTTTAGTCGATGTGACGAGAGAATGCTTGTATAAAGGAATTTTGGCAGTAAAACCGAATGCCACCTTGGGGGATATTGGCCATGCCATCCAGCAACATGCGGAAAAAAACCATTACTCAGTGGTTCGCGAATACTGCGGACACGGTATAGGAACTCAAATGCATGAGGACCCCCAGGTTATGCACTTTGGGAAGCCCGAGACGGGAGCGGTATTAAAAGAAGGCATGACTTTCACGATTGAACCTATGATTAACCAAGGAAAACCCGATATAAAACATATTCGCAAAGATGGTTGGGACATTGCTATTACTAAAGATCGTATGCTATCTGCCCAATGGGAGCATACAATTCTAGTTACAAATACCGGGTTTGAAGTTTTAACCATTAGAGACGAAGAGAAAGCTATTTTCGAATCATTAAAAACGAGTGAAAGTTATAACATTTAA
- a CDS encoding sensor histidine kinase, whose product MAQSMPIKGQSRQWRMLYIYNIYRLVSIFSLFIAFWINSSGHFTTYNYYYAAALFFYFIFGIAFLNLCRTRAIKFEHQVLWSGTIDVILMVLFIHAIGYIQSGLGIILIASIAMLSILVPGRLAVFFAAIASCMFLGIGIAQYLGSNEMNDLGSFFSTGVYGAGFFGTALTAWYLASWVRSSESLAKLQARELASMQRLNEYIVERLQHGVLFINNGRIKLINSSACQFFKVPESKKALSLKELSKELYLQYRKFFSTTPHEAVQTTIEHPPLQVHFFPAEYAGDSAVVILLEDMTDLSQQAQQLKLASLGRFSASIAHELRNPLGVISHAIQLLGEGEDLHDEDKRLKELIVNNCQRMDRVIKNVLQISRRQQSKPEPIEMNSFLQQFLHDYCLTNQCIINLNIPAKNEHLVFDKSQLEQIFVILCDNVMQHGRNKEDIAVITISVIQEKKKFIIKICDEGPGVPEKIRNSIFDPFFSTVRTGNGMGLFIAKELCEINQARLSLEDTPIGCCFLITSKQIKEI is encoded by the coding sequence ATGGCTCAATCTATGCCAATAAAAGGGCAGTCACGACAATGGCGAATGTTGTATATTTACAATATTTATCGTTTAGTTAGTATTTTTTCTTTATTTATCGCTTTCTGGATTAATAGTTCCGGTCATTTTACTACTTATAACTATTACTATGCCGCAGCGCTCTTTTTCTATTTTATTTTTGGCATTGCTTTTTTAAATTTATGTAGAACACGGGCAATTAAATTTGAGCATCAGGTCCTATGGTCAGGGACCATTGACGTCATATTAATGGTGTTGTTTATTCATGCTATAGGCTATATACAATCTGGCCTGGGAATTATCCTCATTGCTTCTATTGCTATGTTAAGCATTTTAGTTCCAGGCCGACTGGCTGTTTTTTTTGCGGCAATTGCCAGCTGCATGTTCTTGGGAATTGGCATCGCTCAATACCTTGGTAGCAATGAAATGAATGATTTAGGTAGTTTTTTTTCTACGGGTGTTTATGGGGCAGGTTTTTTTGGCACCGCATTAACAGCATGGTATTTAGCTAGTTGGGTCCGCAGTAGTGAAAGTTTAGCAAAGTTGCAGGCAAGAGAATTGGCAAGCATGCAGCGGTTAAATGAGTATATAGTGGAGCGTTTACAACATGGGGTTCTATTTATAAATAATGGACGTATTAAGTTAATTAACTCTTCTGCTTGTCAATTTTTTAAAGTGCCTGAAAGCAAAAAGGCCCTATCATTAAAAGAACTATCAAAAGAATTATATTTACAATATCGTAAATTTTTTTCTACCACTCCCCATGAGGCGGTACAAACCACAATTGAACATCCCCCATTACAAGTTCATTTTTTTCCAGCGGAATATGCGGGCGATTCTGCTGTGGTTATCCTTTTAGAGGATATGACTGATTTATCTCAACAAGCGCAACAGCTAAAACTGGCATCTCTTGGAAGATTCTCTGCAAGCATTGCTCATGAGTTAAGAAATCCGTTAGGGGTAATATCTCATGCCATTCAATTACTAGGTGAAGGGGAAGATCTCCATGACGAAGATAAAAGATTAAAAGAATTAATTGTAAATAATTGTCAAAGAATGGATAGGGTCATTAAAAATGTTTTGCAAATATCCAGAAGACAACAATCCAAACCTGAACCCATAGAAATGAACTCTTTTTTACAACAATTCCTACATGACTATTGTTTAACTAATCAATGTATCATTAATTTAAATATACCTGCGAAGAATGAACACCTGGTATTTGATAAAAGCCAACTGGAGCAAATTTTCGTAATACTTTGTGATAATGTAATGCAACATGGCAGGAATAAAGAGGATATAGCAGTAATTACCATTTCTGTTATACAAGAGAAAAAAAAGTTTATTATTAAAATATGTGATGAAGGTCCTGGTGTTCCTGAAAAAATTAGGAATTCTATCTTTGATCCATTTTTCAGTACGGTAAGAACGGGCAATGGTATGGGCCTTTTTATTGCCAAGGAACTTTGTGAAATCAACCAGGCAAGATTAAGTTTGGAAGACACTCCTATAGGTTGCTGTTTTTTGATTACGTCAAAGCAAATTAAAGAGATATAG
- a CDS encoding ABC transporter ATP-binding protein — protein sequence MTEYVIDVKGLRKQFGSKTAVDDVSLQVKQGEIFGFLGPNGSGKTTTIRMLCGLMQPDAGAGTCLGYDIITQSYLIKPLVGYVPQTFSLYKDLTVYENLIFVARANNKDNYVNRVNEIINDLLLTPYKKILTGKLSGGWKQRVSLAAALLNNPRLLLLDEPTAGVDPKTRREFWNTISKLTTQGITVLLSTHYMDEAERCNRLAYIVNGKLMIQGTIKDIIRKVDLTTWSAEGANVLKLAIEIEKEPEVEQVVPWGNALRISGTNGEYLDKLVKQYAQFKWEKVDTSLEEVFIHLVNERVSDIEAKN from the coding sequence ATGACTGAATACGTTATTGATGTTAAAGGTTTACGAAAACAGTTCGGCAGCAAAACTGCGGTGGATGATGTTTCTTTACAAGTAAAACAAGGCGAAATTTTTGGTTTTTTAGGACCAAATGGTAGTGGAAAGACGACAACAATCCGTATGTTGTGTGGCTTAATGCAGCCCGATGCGGGCGCAGGAACTTGCTTAGGTTATGACATTATCACCCAATCTTACCTAATTAAACCCTTAGTAGGTTATGTTCCCCAAACATTTTCACTATATAAAGACTTAACCGTTTATGAGAATTTAATCTTTGTTGCACGAGCCAATAATAAAGATAACTATGTCAATCGTGTCAACGAAATAATAAATGATTTACTTCTCACCCCATATAAGAAAATTTTAACAGGAAAATTATCCGGCGGTTGGAAGCAGCGGGTTTCTTTAGCAGCTGCACTATTAAATAATCCAAGGCTTTTATTATTAGATGAACCGACAGCTGGAGTTGACCCTAAAACACGCCGGGAATTTTGGAATACGATTTCAAAGCTTACGACCCAGGGTATTACTGTATTGTTGAGTACACATTACATGGATGAAGCGGAACGTTGTAATCGTCTGGCTTATATTGTTAATGGTAAATTAATGATTCAAGGCACGATAAAAGACATTATTCGAAAAGTAGATTTAACTACATGGTCTGCTGAGGGGGCAAATGTATTGAAACTCGCCATAGAAATTGAAAAAGAACCTGAGGTCGAACAAGTGGTTCCTTGGGGAAATGCTTTACGCATTAGCGGAACGAATGGTGAATATCTGGATAAACTAGTAAAGCAATATGCACAGTTTAAATGGGAAAAAGTGGATACAAGCCTTGAGGAAGTTTTTATCCATTTAGTCAACGAAAGAGTAAGTGACATTGAAGCAAAAAATTAA